One segment of Deinococcus sp. Leaf326 DNA contains the following:
- a CDS encoding radical SAM protein, with protein MSYWRNTLKPLLDAERGTLFKQAPIRVTLAFPNRYGVGMASLGFQVIYRMFNQEEGVACERAFLPDDVDAFERTGQALPTVESGRAAADCELFAMSVSFELDLTNIIRMLDVAGMAPLRKERSDNDPLIMIGGPLTSSNPYPLTPFADIIIIGDGEQIVPVVSEALRESASREDFYDLIDGMPGVFLPARHSHEPQWATAPKELLPAYSQIVTPHSELSNMFLVEAQRGCPRPCTFCLARTMYGPNRNNQAQELLDTIPEWVTKVGLVGAALSDFPHTKYVGKTLTERGIKLGVSSIRADTVDAELAEILKAGGLRTFTVASDAPSERLRRWLKKGITTEDLLKTAQISRDLGFKGLKVYMMIGLGPENDDDISELIAFTKELAGINRIALGISPFVPKRHTPHFADPFAGVQVIEKRLKRIQKELRTTAELRNVSAKWAWVENVIARGGPEVGMAAYGIYKNESIGAWKKALEEIGWHDEFEANTPAIGLPPGQYEPREVSAHAQGLAI; from the coding sequence TTGAGCTACTGGAGAAACACGCTTAAGCCGCTGCTCGACGCCGAACGGGGCACCCTGTTCAAGCAGGCCCCTATTCGCGTGACGCTGGCCTTCCCGAACCGCTACGGCGTGGGCATGGCCTCGCTGGGCTTTCAGGTCATCTACCGCATGTTCAACCAGGAAGAAGGCGTCGCCTGCGAGCGTGCCTTCCTGCCCGACGATGTGGACGCCTTCGAGCGCACGGGGCAGGCCCTGCCCACCGTCGAGTCCGGGCGCGCGGCGGCCGACTGCGAACTGTTCGCCATGAGCGTGAGCTTCGAGCTCGACCTCACCAACATCATCCGGATGTTGGACGTGGCGGGCATGGCCCCGCTGCGTAAAGAACGCAGCGACAACGACCCCCTGATCATGATCGGCGGGCCGCTCACGAGTTCCAACCCCTACCCGCTGACGCCCTTCGCCGACATCATCATCATCGGGGATGGAGAGCAGATTGTGCCGGTGGTATCCGAGGCCCTGCGCGAATCGGCCTCGCGCGAGGACTTCTACGACCTCATCGACGGCATGCCCGGCGTCTTCCTGCCCGCGCGCCACAGCCACGAGCCGCAGTGGGCGACCGCGCCCAAGGAACTGCTGCCCGCCTACAGCCAGATCGTGACGCCGCACTCGGAACTCAGCAACATGTTCCTGGTCGAGGCGCAGCGCGGCTGCCCGCGTCCCTGCACCTTCTGCCTGGCGCGGACCATGTACGGCCCCAACCGCAACAACCAGGCGCAGGAACTCCTGGACACCATTCCCGAGTGGGTCACGAAGGTCGGCCTGGTGGGCGCGGCCCTCTCGGACTTCCCGCACACGAAGTACGTCGGCAAGACCCTCACCGAGCGCGGCATCAAGCTCGGCGTGAGCAGCATCCGCGCCGACACGGTAGACGCCGAACTCGCCGAGATCCTGAAGGCGGGCGGCCTGCGGACCTTCACGGTCGCGTCGGACGCTCCCTCGGAACGCCTGCGCCGCTGGCTCAAGAAGGGCATCACGACCGAGGACCTGCTCAAGACCGCGCAGATCAGCCGCGACCTGGGCTTCAAGGGCCTCAAGGTCTACATGATGATCGGGCTGGGGCCGGAGAACGACGACGACATCTCCGAGCTCATCGCCTTCACCAAGGAACTTGCCGGGATCAACCGCATCGCGCTGGGCATCTCGCCCTTCGTGCCTAAGCGGCACACGCCGCACTTCGCCGACCCCTTCGCGGGGGTGCAGGTCATCGAGAAGCGCCTCAAGCGCATTCAGAAGGAGCTGCGGACCACCGCCGAACTGCGCAACGTCTCGGCCAAGTGGGCCTGGGTCGAGAACGTGATCGCTCGCGGTGGCCCCGAGGTGGGCATGGCGGCGTACGGCATCTACAAGAACGAGAGCATCGGCGCCTGGAAAAAAGCGCTGGAAGAGATCGGCTGGCACGACGAGTTCGAGGCCAACACGCCGGCCATCGGCCTGCCGCCCGGCCAGTATGAGCCGCGCGAGGTCAGCGCGCACGCGCAGGGCCTAGCCATCTGA
- a CDS encoding metallophosphoesterase, whose product MPGVRVAVIADIHGNADALRAVLADIARQGVERIVVNGDVVNRGPDSVEVMQTLLGRPDVSFTLGNHDDLLRLWQSRSPALPADWFTDPFWGATAWSADQLDRAGLLDVPQDWPMTLTLRAAGLPDVLVAHGSPSHYRESLSDRTAPERVAELAAGSGAGVLVASHIHRQADAWFGPVRVLNTGSVGSPADGDPRAGYLLLTATPHGWQTELRRVPYDRAGVVSRFETSGLLRTGLSAEIFRDEVVTARSLYTPYWAWTESRAVPRDAASWAEFGRREVAPRC is encoded by the coding sequence GGCCGACATTGCGAGGCAGGGCGTAGAGCGGATCGTCGTCAACGGCGACGTGGTGAACCGGGGGCCGGACTCGGTGGAGGTCATGCAGACGTTGCTGGGCCGCCCCGACGTGTCGTTCACCCTGGGCAACCACGACGACCTGTTGCGGCTGTGGCAGTCGCGCAGCCCCGCGCTGCCCGCCGACTGGTTCACCGATCCCTTCTGGGGCGCGACGGCCTGGAGCGCCGACCAGCTCGACCGCGCCGGGCTGCTGGACGTGCCGCAGGACTGGCCCATGACCCTGACCCTGCGCGCAGCCGGCCTGCCCGACGTGCTCGTCGCCCACGGCTCGCCCAGTCATTACCGCGAGAGCCTGAGCGACCGCACCGCGCCGGAGCGCGTGGCCGAGCTGGCCGCCGGGTCGGGCGCGGGGGTGCTGGTGGCCTCGCACATCCACCGGCAGGCCGACGCCTGGTTCGGGCCGGTGCGGGTCCTGAACACTGGCTCGGTCGGCTCGCCCGCCGACGGCGACCCGCGCGCCGGGTACCTGCTCCTCACGGCCACGCCGCACGGCTGGCAGACCGAGCTTCGCCGGGTGCCCTACGACCGTGCCGGGGTAGTGAGCCGGTTCGAGACCAGCGGCCTGCTGCGCACCGGCCTGAGCGCCGAAATCTTCCGCGATGAGGTCGTTACGGCCCGCAGCCTTTACACGCCCTACTGGGCCTGGACCGAGTCGCGCGCCGTTCCCCGCGACGCCGCGAGCTGGGCCGAATTTGGCCGCCGCGAAGTCGCCCCACGTTGCTGA